The genome window TACCAGCTCCAGGCCCTGAGCCTGAATCACGGGTTCTACCAATGCTTCAACGGATTGAGGTATGGACCCTTTTGCCATTGGGTGGTCGGGAACCGCAGGGTTGCCAGATCGCTTCGGGAATCAAAATTCCGGCCAAAATGCAGAAACTTTGATGCCAGGTCAGCGCAATTCGATACAAAAAAAGCGGGCTTCAAGCCCGCCGTCAGCGCAGACCATTCAATTTGAGTGAATTCTACCCGAAATTCGGCGGTGCTTGCAAGATAAATTCATGAAACGCAAGGCGGGGAACGAAATCAGAGGGCATCCAGCAGGGACGGAATGCGGTCCAGAATGGCAGGGAAGGGGTGCGTCGCCGATTCCCCCGTGTTCCGGGTTTTGAGTTCGATTTCACCCTGCTCCAGGTTTTTGGGACCGATCACCAGTTGCAGCGGAAAGCCGATCAGTTCGGCGTCCTTGAACTTGACGCCCAGGCGGTCGCTGCGGTCGTCGAGCAGCACCTCCACGCCGAGCCCGGTGAGATGGCGGTAGGCGGTGTCGGCGGCGGCTTTCACCGCGTCATCCGAGTAATTGGTGGGCAGGATGACCACCTGAAACGGCGCCAGCGGCACCGGCCAGACGATGCCCTTGTCGTCGTGGTTCTGCTCGATGGCGGCGGCCGCCGTGCGTCCCACGCCGATGCCGTAACAGCCCATGACCAGCGTTTTCTCTTTGCCGTTTTCGTCGAGGTACCCGGCTTTCATGGCGTCGCTGTACTTGGTGCCGAGGACGAAGATGTGCCCCACCTCGATGCCGCGCCGGATTTGATAGACGCCGCCGTCGCAGTGCGGACAGGGGTCGCCCTCCTCGACGGTGCGCAGGTCGCCGACCTGTTCTACTTTGAGATCGCGCGCGAACTGCACGCCGGTGAAGTGCGCGTCGATCTTGTTGGCGCCGGTGACGAAATCCTGCATCTGCGTGACTTCATGGTCGGCGTACACCGGCAAGGGCAGGTTGACGGGACCGACGTAGCCAACGGGCAGTCCGGTTTTTTCCTGGATCACGTTTTCCGCCGCCGGATGCAGCCACTCGCAGCCCAACAGATTTTTCAGTTTGATCGGATTGAGCTGACGGTCGCCGCGCACGAGTCCTGCGAGCAGCCCGTTCTCGTTTTCCAGAATGAGGGTCTTCACCAGTTTGTCCGGCGTGATCTTCAGGAATCCGGTGACGGCATCGACGGTTTTCTGGCCGGGGGTGGAGACTTCGGCCAATGATTCGGCGCCGTTGGATGCAGGCGTTCCGGACACGGCACGCGCCGCGGCCTTTTCCAGATTGGAGGCGTAGCCGCAGGCGTCGCAGAACACGACGGCGTCTTCGCCGGACGACGCCAGCACCATGAATTCATGTGAAAAACTGCCGCCGATGGTGCCGCTGTCGGCTTCCACCATTTTGAAATCGAGGCCGCACCGCCGGAACACGTTGTTGTAGGCGGTCTTCATGTCCTCGTACGTGGCCTGCACGCTTTGTTCGTTCGCGTGGAAACTGTACGCGTCTTTCATGGTGAACTCGCGCCCGCGCATGACGCCGAAACGCGGCCGCACTTCGTCGCGAAACTTGGTCTGGATCTGGTACAGCACCAGCGGCAACTGCCGGTACGAACGCACCTCGCGGCGGACGATGTCGGTGATGACTTCCTCGTGCGTGGGGCCGTAACAGAATTCGCGGTCGTGACGGTCCTTGATGCGCAACAGTTCCTTGCCGTAGAAATCCCAACGCCCGCTTTCCTGCCACAACTCCGCCGGCTGGATGCTGGGCAGAAACATTTCCTGCCCGCCGACCGCGTTCATCTCTTCGCGGATGATCTGTTCCACCTTGCGCAGCACACGCAGGCCGAGCGGCAGGATGGAATAGATGCCGGAGGCGAGCTGGCGAATCATCCCGGCGCGCACCATCAGCTTGTGACTGATGACCTCGGCGTCGGACGGGGCTTCTTTGAGTGTGGGGATCAACAACTGCGAATAACGCATGCGTGGTCTCGTCGGTGGTGATTAAGTCAATGCGACCGGTTGGGATGATAAGCAACCTGCCGGATAAGTCAAGGGGTGGGAATCTGCGGCGCATCCGGGGCGCGGGCGACGAACAGCTCGTTGGCCAGTTCGATGTCCTGCGGAAAATGGATTTCCAGCCAGCCTTTGTGGATCTCCAGGTAATGCACGTTGAACCCGCGGTCGATCATCTCCTGCACGAGGTCCGTCAGGCGGAACTTGGAGATGTCCTCGGCTTCCTGGATTTTGCCCCGCAGGTTCTGGCGCACGTCGTGATAGGTTTCGAGAAACTGCTCGGCGCCGGTTTTGGTGAACTTGGCCAGGCCGATGAACTCGTGCGTGGCCAGCGCCGGATCGATCTTCTTGCCGATCTTGGCGATGGTGTTCTGGTAATCGAAGTTGATGGTGCGCCGCTCGCGGTTGCGCTGGTTGCGGCTGATGACGTAATCGGTGGCCTTGCCTTCGACCGATTCCAGGTACTGGATGGAGTTGTCCACCACCAGCACGATGTCCTCGCGCGAGGCCAGCAGTTTGGAGAACACGCTGTATTCGACGAGGATGTCGGAGTACAGCATGATGAAGCCGTTGGCCATCTTGCTTTCGGCGGCCAGGATGCTGTCGAGTTCCGTGTTCTTTTCGTAATCGGGCGCTTCGACGAAGGCGACGCCCTCGGCCTGCATCTGTTCCTTGCCGTAACCGGTGACCACGGTGATGTCGGTCAGGCGGTTGACGTTGAGCGCCTTGATCTGGCGGCTGAGCAGGGTTTTGCCGGCGATGTCCAGCATTGGTTTGGGTTTGTCGCCGAGAATCTTCTCGATATCGGGAGCGCGGCCCGCCGCCGGAATGATGACCGGCGTGTTTTTGTTGGATTCGTCGAGGCGGTCCTTTTCCTTGACGTCGAGGAAGCCCACCGCATCGAAGATGTCGCGCAACGGCGCGCACAGGGGATCGGCTTCGAACGAACGCTGGTTGAGCAGAATGGTGCGCGCGGTTTCGAGCATGGTCTTGTAGGCGCTGCGCAGCAGGTGATTGGCGTAGATGATGATCTGGAAGCCGGAGGCTTTCAGTTCGTCTTCGACGATGTTGTTGTACGTCGTCGGCACGCACACCAGCGGCTTGTCCATCTCCAGCTCCGCGAGCAGGCTCTGGTAACGCGTTGCGAACTCGAGAATCTCTGACGGGTCTTTGGACTTGGAATGGATCATGATGCCGTCGGCCCCGGCTTCGAGGTACAGGCGCGCCCGCATCAGGGCGTCGTCGAGACCGAGCCCGGCGATGAGGCTTTCGAGGCGGGCGATGATCATGAAATCGCCGGTCATCTGCACGGCCTTGCCGCGCTTGATCTTGTAGGCGAAGGCCTGCGGCTCCTGCAGGGTCTGGGTGGTGCCTGCTTCCAGGCTGTTGCGCTTCGGGAACACCTTGTCTTCGATGATGACGGCGGAGACACCCGCGCGTTCCAGTTTCGACACGGTGTATTCGAACATGTTGGGGTCGCCGCCGGTGTCGCCGTCCACGATCATCGGCTTTTTGGTGACCGCCAGGATTTCGTGGATGGTGTGCAGGCGCGAGTCGAAACTGATGATCTCGATATCCGGATGGCCCTTGGAGGCGGAATCGGTGAGGCTGCTTTCCCAGATGGCGTCGAATTCGCGCACCACCTGCCGGTCGGCGCCGTCCTTGCCTTCGATGCGGGCGTTGTCGGCGATGATGCCGCTCAACCCGTTGTGGGCTTCGATGGCGCGCACCAGGTGGCCCTGGCTGAGCAGTTCTTTCAGTTTGCCGCGCCGGTGTTCCGGCAAGGTCTTGTTCAATAAGGTCATGGCGATGGGAATTCCTGCTCCGGTCCGTGGATGTGTTCGCGAATCCAGCCCGGAACGTAAATGGTTTCCAAGTCGAACGTTTTCAGAACGTTCAGAATGATTTCAATATGTTGACCCGGAGGCAGTGTTTTGTCCAGCAGAATCAGGTCGCGGCCGTGGACTTTACAATGGCCGCTGGCGACCGGGTACTCGGAGTCGTCCAACTGCGTGTACTGGACGTCGATGTTGAGCTTTTGCGAGACGGCGTGCAGGTCGTCGAGACGTTGTTGCGTGAGGCCGTCGGGTTCGGATTGCGGCATGGGCGCACCCGGTTCGGAATCAATTCATAATTCTCATGATGTCGTTGTAGAAGGCAAAGACCATGAGTCCCAAAATCATGAACAGGCCCACCTGTGCGGCGCGTTCGCGGCTGCGCTCGCTGACCGGCTTGCCCTTGATGATTTCGATGAGGAAGAACAGGATGTGGCCGCCGTCGAGAATGGGGATGGGAAACAGGTTGATCAGCCCGAGGTTGATGCTGAGCAGCGCCGTGAGCCGGATGACCTGGTTGAATCCCTGTTCCGCCTGCTGGCCGTAAAACTGGAAGATCATGATGGGGCCGCCGATGTTCTCGGCGGAGACGGAACCGAAGATCATTTTCTTCACACTGACGGCGATCAGGTGCGTCAGCTTCCAGGTTTCTTCCACCGACCGCCACATGGAACCGAACAGGCCGTACTGCTCCACTTCCATTTCGCCGCTCAACCCGAGGCCGAGAACACCGATGGTCACGTCCTTACCGGTTTCGTCTTTGATCTTCTCCGGTTTGGGCGTCAGCTTGAGGTCGTAGGTCAGGCCGTCGTCGCGGCGGACCGTCACGTTGAGTTCTTCACCCGGCTTGTCCATGGCGGCGGTTTTCAGGTCCTGCCAGCCGCGGATGGGGGTGTTGTCCACTTCCAATAATAGGTCGCCCTTTAGCAGCCCGGCCTGGTCGGCGGGCGATCCTTCTTCGATGTTGGCGATGCGCCGCACCAGAGGCGTGATGCCGATGAGACCGACGTTTTCCTTCTCACCCCACAGGTTGGTGATTTCCTCCGACACCGGAGTGATGTTTTTTTCGACGAGGCGTTTCCCGTTCTTTTCGATGACGAACTGCATCGGTTGGCCCGGCGCGTCGTGCACGATCTCCAGCAGCTGGTCCCAGAAGCGGATGGTCTCGCCGTTGACCTCGACGATGCGGTCGCCGGTCTCCAGACCTGCGGCGAGGGCCGGGGAATCGTCGCGCACCATGCCGACGGTGGTGCCGAGTGCGGGCACGCCGTTCATGTACACGATGACGTAAATCAGGATGGCGAACAGGATGTTGAACAACGGTCC of Nitrospina watsonii contains these proteins:
- a CDS encoding proline--tRNA ligase; translation: MRYSQLLIPTLKEAPSDAEVISHKLMVRAGMIRQLASGIYSILPLGLRVLRKVEQIIREEMNAVGGQEMFLPSIQPAELWQESGRWDFYGKELLRIKDRHDREFCYGPTHEEVITDIVRREVRSYRQLPLVLYQIQTKFRDEVRPRFGVMRGREFTMKDAYSFHANEQSVQATYEDMKTAYNNVFRRCGLDFKMVEADSGTIGGSFSHEFMVLASSGEDAVVFCDACGYASNLEKAAARAVSGTPASNGAESLAEVSTPGQKTVDAVTGFLKITPDKLVKTLILENENGLLAGLVRGDRQLNPIKLKNLLGCEWLHPAAENVIQEKTGLPVGYVGPVNLPLPVYADHEVTQMQDFVTGANKIDAHFTGVQFARDLKVEQVGDLRTVEEGDPCPHCDGGVYQIRRGIEVGHIFVLGTKYSDAMKAGYLDENGKEKTLVMGCYGIGVGRTAAAAIEQNHDDKGIVWPVPLAPFQVVILPTNYSDDAVKAAADTAYRHLTGLGVEVLLDDRSDRLGVKFKDAELIGFPLQLVIGPKNLEQGEIELKTRNTGESATHPFPAILDRIPSLLDAL
- the aepX gene encoding phosphoenolpyruvate mutase is translated as MTLLNKTLPEHRRGKLKELLSQGHLVRAIEAHNGLSGIIADNARIEGKDGADRQVVREFDAIWESSLTDSASKGHPDIEIISFDSRLHTIHEILAVTKKPMIVDGDTGGDPNMFEYTVSKLERAGVSAVIIEDKVFPKRNSLEAGTTQTLQEPQAFAYKIKRGKAVQMTGDFMIIARLESLIAGLGLDDALMRARLYLEAGADGIMIHSKSKDPSEILEFATRYQSLLAELEMDKPLVCVPTTYNNIVEDELKASGFQIIIYANHLLRSAYKTMLETARTILLNQRSFEADPLCAPLRDIFDAVGFLDVKEKDRLDESNKNTPVIIPAAGRAPDIEKILGDKPKPMLDIAGKTLLSRQIKALNVNRLTDITVVTGYGKEQMQAEGVAFVEAPDYEKNTELDSILAAESKMANGFIMLYSDILVEYSVFSKLLASREDIVLVVDNSIQYLESVEGKATDYVISRNQRNRERRTINFDYQNTIAKIGKKIDPALATHEFIGLAKFTKTGAEQFLETYHDVRQNLRGKIQEAEDISKFRLTDLVQEMIDRGFNVHYLEIHKGWLEIHFPQDIELANELFVARAPDAPQIPTP
- the rseP gene encoding RIP metalloprotease RseP, which gives rise to MLDTAAISLDSIFTFGIDMFVFLLGLAVLIFVHELGHFLIARKCGVVVEKFSLGFGPKLAGFKQGGTEYLIAAIPLGGYVKMKGEDPGEELADTTGSFSHANVYHRLAIAFGGPLFNILFAILIYVIVYMNGVPALGTTVGMVRDDSPALAAGLETGDRIVEVNGETIRFWDQLLEIVHDAPGQPMQFVIEKNGKRLVEKNITPVSEEITNLWGEKENVGLIGITPLVRRIANIEEGSPADQAGLLKGDLLLEVDNTPIRGWQDLKTAAMDKPGEELNVTVRRDDGLTYDLKLTPKPEKIKDETGKDVTIGVLGLGLSGEMEVEQYGLFGSMWRSVEETWKLTHLIAVSVKKMIFGSVSAENIGGPIMIFQFYGQQAEQGFNQVIRLTALLSINLGLINLFPIPILDGGHILFFLIEIIKGKPVSERSRERAAQVGLFMILGLMVFAFYNDIMRIMN